In one window of Streptomyces griseus subsp. griseus DNA:
- a CDS encoding class F sortase, whose product MSQSAQKARGWLVGIAVLCGVWLVQNGSGDLLIPPQPSSAQAFAAGPQLQPGSPVAEPLHPSDPVRIRIPSIEVDAPMMRLGLGAGGSLDVPPDENRNLAGWYADGVPPGAKGTAIVAGHVDNAEGPSVFYALGALTKGTRVEVVREDGRTAVFSIDAIEVYENKDFPDQRVYGDSPHASLRLITCGGGFSKETGYQGNVVAYAHLTDVR is encoded by the coding sequence GTGTCCCAGAGCGCGCAGAAAGCCAGGGGCTGGCTGGTGGGCATCGCCGTGCTGTGCGGTGTCTGGCTCGTCCAGAACGGCTCCGGCGACCTGCTGATCCCGCCGCAGCCCTCCAGCGCCCAGGCCTTCGCCGCCGGGCCCCAGCTCCAGCCCGGATCCCCGGTCGCCGAACCGCTGCACCCCTCCGACCCGGTCCGCATCCGCATCCCGAGCATCGAGGTGGACGCGCCGATGATGCGGCTGGGGCTCGGGGCCGGCGGCAGCCTGGACGTCCCGCCGGACGAGAACCGCAACCTCGCGGGCTGGTACGCCGACGGCGTCCCGCCCGGCGCCAAGGGCACGGCCATCGTCGCCGGGCATGTCGACAACGCCGAGGGGCCCTCCGTCTTCTACGCGCTCGGCGCCCTCACCAAGGGCACCCGCGTCGAGGTGGTCCGCGAGGACGGGCGCACCGCCGTCTTCTCGATCGACGCCATCGAGGTGTACGAGAACAAGGACTTCCCCGACCAGCGCGTCTACGGCGACTCCCCGCACGCCTCGCTGCGCCTGATCACCTGCGGCGGCGGGTTCTCCAAGGAGACCGGCTATCAGGGCAATGTGGTGGCCTACGCCCACCTCACCGACGTCCGCTGA
- a CDS encoding TSUP family transporter — protein sequence MPDITLTTLVLLCLAAAAAGWIDAVVGGGGLLLLPALLLGLPHVPAAHVLGTNKAVAIVGTSGAAITYVRRAPVQVGLAVQVGLMALAGSMAGAFFAAGMSSEVLRPVIMVALLGVAAFVLLRPSFGTAAAGETDARPVTRARIVTAIVLVGGGIGFYDGLFGPGTGTFLVLALTAVLHLDLVTASATAKIVNVCTNAGALAMFAYQGTVLWQLAALMAVFNLAGAMAGARMALSRGSGFVRAVLLTVVFSLVAKLGYDQWAA from the coding sequence ATGCCCGACATCACCCTCACCACCCTGGTCCTCCTCTGCCTGGCCGCAGCCGCCGCAGGCTGGATCGACGCGGTGGTGGGCGGCGGCGGGCTGTTGCTCCTGCCCGCCCTGCTGCTGGGCCTGCCGCACGTACCGGCCGCCCATGTCCTCGGCACCAACAAGGCCGTCGCGATCGTCGGCACCTCGGGCGCCGCGATCACCTATGTGCGGAGGGCCCCGGTACAGGTGGGGCTGGCAGTACAGGTGGGGCTGATGGCGCTGGCCGGGTCGATGGCGGGGGCGTTCTTCGCCGCCGGGATGAGCAGCGAGGTGCTCCGCCCGGTGATCATGGTGGCGCTGCTCGGGGTCGCCGCCTTCGTCCTGCTGCGCCCGTCCTTCGGCACGGCGGCGGCGGGCGAGACCGACGCCCGCCCGGTCACCCGGGCCCGGATCGTCACCGCGATCGTGCTGGTCGGCGGCGGGATCGGCTTCTACGACGGCCTGTTCGGGCCGGGCACCGGCACGTTCCTGGTCCTGGCCCTCACCGCCGTGCTCCACCTGGACCTGGTGACCGCGTCGGCCACCGCCAAGATCGTCAACGTGTGCACGAACGCGGGGGCGCTGGCGATGTTCGCGTACCAGGGCACCGTCCTGTGGCAGCTGGCCGCCCTGATGGCCGTCTTCAACCTGGCGGGCGCGATGGCGGGGGCGCGGATGGCGCTGAGCCGGGGGAGCGGTTTCGTCCGGGCGGTGCTGCTGACGGTGGTGTTCTCGCTGGTGGCGAAGCTGGGCTACGACCAGTGGGCGGCGTAG
- a CDS encoding alkaline phosphatase PhoX: MERRTFLRTAVVGTSAAAFGGTLWRGAASAAPAQPAPGPYGALQAANGNGIQLPSGFTSRIIARSGQTVSATSYRWHSAPDGGATYADGTGWIYVSNAEVSSGSGGGASAVRFNSSGTVTSAYRILSGTNNNCAGGSTPWNTWLSCEEVTRGYVYETDPWGVKAAVQRPALGRFKHEAAAADADHGYIYLTEDETDGRFYRFRPNTWGNLSSGTLQVLVAGTATSGPVTWANVPDPAASSSQTRHQVSGAKVFNGGEGCFYAAGTCWFTTKGDNRVWAYNANTSSISLTYDASLVTGGSAPLTGVDNVTRAGSGDLYVAEDGGNMEICLITPDDTVAPFLRITGQSGSEITGPAFSPDGKRLYFSSQRGTSGSSSGGITYEVTGPFRS, from the coding sequence GTGGAACGTCGGACCTTCTTGCGCACAGCGGTGGTCGGCACCTCGGCGGCGGCCTTCGGCGGCACCCTGTGGCGCGGCGCAGCCTCCGCCGCACCCGCCCAGCCGGCCCCCGGCCCGTACGGCGCACTACAGGCGGCCAACGGCAACGGCATCCAGCTGCCGAGCGGCTTCACCAGCCGCATCATCGCCCGGTCGGGGCAGACCGTGTCAGCCACCTCCTACCGCTGGCACAGCGCCCCCGACGGCGGGGCGACCTACGCCGACGGCACGGGCTGGATCTACGTCTCCAACGCCGAGGTCTCCTCCGGCAGCGGCGGCGGGGCGAGCGCCGTGCGGTTCAACTCCTCGGGCACGGTGACGTCCGCGTACCGGATCCTGTCGGGGACGAACAACAACTGCGCGGGCGGCTCGACCCCGTGGAACACCTGGCTCTCCTGCGAGGAGGTCACCCGGGGGTACGTCTACGAGACCGACCCGTGGGGCGTGAAAGCGGCCGTGCAGCGGCCCGCGCTCGGCCGGTTCAAGCATGAGGCGGCAGCGGCGGACGCCGACCACGGCTACATCTACCTCACCGAGGACGAGACCGACGGCCGGTTCTACCGCTTCCGCCCCAACACCTGGGGCAACCTGTCCAGCGGCACGCTCCAGGTGCTGGTGGCGGGTACGGCCACCTCGGGCCCGGTGACCTGGGCCAACGTTCCGGACCCGGCCGCCTCCTCGTCCCAGACCCGCCACCAGGTCTCCGGCGCCAAGGTCTTCAACGGCGGCGAGGGCTGCTTCTACGCGGCGGGCACCTGCTGGTTCACCACCAAGGGCGACAACCGGGTGTGGGCGTACAACGCGAACACCTCGTCGATCTCCCTGACGTACGACGCCTCGCTGGTGACCGGCGGCTCGGCCCCGCTCACCGGTGTCGACAACGTCACCCGGGCCGGCTCCGGCGACCTCTACGTGGCGGAGGACGGCGGAAACATGGAGATCTGCCTGATCACGCCGGACGACACGGTGGCCCCGTTCCTGCGGATCACCGGCCAGTCCGGTTCGGAGATCACCGGTCCGGCGTTCTCCCCGGACGGCAAGCGGCTCTACTTCTCCTCGCAGCGCGGCACCAGCGGCAGCTCGTCCGGCGGTATCACGTACGAGGTGACGGGCCCGTTCCGCAGCTGA
- a CDS encoding VOC family protein: protein MAQMIFVNLPVKDLEITRGFFEKLGYAINPQFSDDRTACVVISDTIFAMLLTEPRFKEFTKKDVADASSTTEVILALSADSREKVDELADAALAAGGFPAGETQDMGFMYGRSFQDPDHHIWEVIWMDPAAVEGEG from the coding sequence ATGGCTCAGATGATTTTCGTGAATCTGCCGGTGAAGGACCTGGAGATCACGAGGGGTTTCTTCGAGAAGCTCGGCTATGCCATCAATCCGCAGTTCAGCGACGACAGGACCGCGTGTGTGGTCATCAGCGACACGATCTTCGCCATGCTGCTGACGGAGCCGCGCTTCAAGGAATTCACCAAGAAGGACGTCGCGGACGCCTCCTCGACGACCGAGGTCATCCTCGCCCTGAGCGCCGACAGCCGCGAGAAGGTCGACGAACTCGCCGACGCGGCGCTGGCGGCCGGCGGGTTCCCGGCGGGCGAGACGCAGGACATGGGCTTCATGTACGGCCGCTCGTTCCAGGACCCCGACCACCACATCTGGGAGGTCATCTGGATGGACCCGGCCGCCGTCGAGGGCGAGGGCTGA